A genomic region of Magnolia sinica isolate HGM2019 chromosome 6, MsV1, whole genome shotgun sequence contains the following coding sequences:
- the LOC131247905 gene encoding MOB kinase activator-like 1A, translating to MSLFGLGRNQKTFRPKKSAPSGSKGAQLRKHIDATLGSGNLREAVRLPPGEDGNEWLAVNTVDFFNQVNVLYGTLTEFCTPEICPTMTAGPKYEYRWADGVQIKKPIEVSAPKYVEYLMDWIEAQLDDESIFPQKLGTPFPPNFKEVVKTIFKRLFRVYAHIYHSHFQKIVSLKEEAHLNTCFKHFILFTCEFGLIDKKELAPLQELIESIIAPY from the exons ATGAGCCTCTTCGGTCTGGGCAG GAATCAAAAGACATTCCGCCCAAAAAAGAGCGCGCCATCAGGGAGTAAG GGTGCACAACTACGGAAGCACATTGACGCCACTCTGGGTAGTGGAAACCTGCGGGAAGCAGTACGACTTCCTCCAGGGGAGGATGGAAATGAGTGGCTTGCTGTCAACA CTGTGGATTTCTTCAACCAGGTCAATGTGCTCTATGGTACTCTCACTGAATTCTGCACACCTGAGATCTGTCCTACAATGACTGCAGGGCCCAA ATATGAGTATAGATGGGCTGATGGTGTACAAATAAAGAAACCCATAGAAGTTTCTGCTCCCAAATACGTAGAATATCTGATGGACTGGATTGAGGCTCAGCTCGATGATGAATCCATATTCCCCCAAAAGCTTG GTACACCCTTCCCTCCAAACTTCAAAGAAGTTGTGAAGACAATATTCAAACGTCTCTTCCGTGTTTACGCCCACATATACCATTCACACTTTCAGAAGATCGTGAGTCTCAAGGAGGAGGCTCATCTCAATACCTGCTTCAAGCATTTTATCCTCTTTACGTGT GAATTTGGTTTGATTGACAAGAAGGAGCTTGCGCCACTTCAAGAGCTTATAGAATCCATCATTGCGCCATATTAG